A genomic segment from Malaclemys terrapin pileata isolate rMalTer1 chromosome 1, rMalTer1.hap1, whole genome shotgun sequence encodes:
- the WNT11 gene encoding protein Wnt-11: protein MKLSLAIFLSFILQTGICSGIKWLALSKTPSVLALNQTQHCKQLEGLVVSQVQLCRSNLELMQTIIQAAREVIKTCRRTFADMRWNCSSIELAPNYLLDLERGTRESAFVYALSAATISHTIARACTTGDLPGCSCGPIPGETPGPGYRWGGCADNLNYGLVMGSKFSDAPMKMKKSGSQAHKLMHLHNSEVGRQALKASLEMKCKCHGVSGSCSIKTCWKGLQELRDIAQDLKNKYLSATKVVHRPMGTRKQLVPKDIDIRPVKETELIYLQSSPDFCMKNEKVGSHGTQDRQCNKTSNGSDSCDLMCCGRGYNPYMDKVVERCHCKYHWCCYVTCKKCERTVERYVCK, encoded by the exons AGCTTTGTCCAAGACTCCCTCCGTCCTTGCTCTGAATCAGACCCAGCACTGCAAGCAGCTAGAAGGCCTGGTCGTGTCCCAAGTGCAGCTCTGCCGCAGCAACCTGGAGCTCATGCAAACCATCATCCAGGCCGCCCGGGAAGTGATAAAGACGTGCCGTAGAACTTTCGCCGACATGCGGTGGAACTGCTCCTCCATTGAGCTGGCACCCAACTACCTGCTGGATTTGGAGAGAG GTACAAGGGAGTCAGCATTTGTGTATGCCCTCTCTGCTGCAaccatcagccacaccatcgcCAGGGCCTGCACCACCGGGGACCTCCCTGGCTGCTCCTGCGGTCCCATCCCAGGTGAGACACCTGGACCTGGGTATCGATGGGGAGGATGTGCTGACAACCTCAACTATGGTCTTGTCATGGGGTCCAAATTTTCAGATGCTCCCATGAAGATGAAAAAATCAGGATCACAAGCCCATAAGCTGATGCATCTGCACAACAGTGAAGTAGGGAGACAG GCCCTGAAAGCCTCTCTTGAAATGAAATGTAAGTGTCATGGAGTTTCTGGTTCCTGTTCTATCAAGACCTGCTGGAAGGGTCTTCAAGAACTGAGAGACATCGCACAGGACCTCAAAAACAAGTACTTGTCAGCCACAAAGGTGGTACACCGACCCATGGGCACACGCAAGCAATTAGTACCAAAGGATATTGACATCAGGCCAGTTAAAGAGACAGAGCTGATTTACCTGCAGAGCTCGCCTGACTTCTGCATGAAGAATGAAAAAGTGGGATCACACGGGACACAAGACAG GCAATGCAACAAAACCTCCAACGGCAGCGACAGCTGCGACCTGATGTGCTGTGGCCGAGGCTACAACCCGTACATGGACAAAGTGGTGGAGCGGTGCCACTGCAAATACCACTGGTGCTGCTACGTGACCTGTAAAAAATGCGAGAGGACTGTTGAAAGATACGTGTGCAAATGA